In Macrobrachium rosenbergii isolate ZJJX-2024 chromosome 48, ASM4041242v1, whole genome shotgun sequence, one DNA window encodes the following:
- the LOC136831565 gene encoding tigger transposable element-derived protein 1-like, with protein sequence MDQEVIASFKSYYTRRTFRHVLRVTKNSSDKLDVKRIWKGYSILDAVKNIESSWNEVKKSNANGAWKLCPNFVMDFTTFEEVECLDIVGRNIVHYSKTLNLEVEAEDVNELLESHGEELSAEGLTELEKQMIKDEEEATGPKPRALSVYRLVTSFGPLQARAGNDRGTGP encoded by the coding sequence ATGGACCAGGAAGTCATTGCTAGCTTCAAGTCTTACTACACCAGGAGGACATTTCGCCATGTCCTCAGGGTAACCAAAAATAGCAGTGACAAGTTGGATGTCAAGCGAATCTGGAAGGGCTACAGTATTTTAGATGCTGTAAAAAACATTGAGTCTTCTTGGAACGAGGTCAAGAAATCCAATGCGAATGGGGCCTGGAAGTTGTGTCCAAATTTTGTGATGGACTTTACAACCTTTGAGGAGGTAGAGTGTCTTGATATTGTGGGAAGGAACATTGTTCACTATAGCAAGACACTTAATTTGGAGGTGGAAGCTGAGGATGTGAACGAGCTGCTGGAATCCCATGGAGAGGAGTTGTCAGCAGAGGGCCTCACTGAGCTAGAGAAGCAGATGATCAAGGATGAGGAAGAGGCAACAGGCCCAAAGCCCAGGGCATTAAGTGTTTACAGGCTTGTCACAAGCT